A DNA window from Hymenobacter aquaticus contains the following coding sequences:
- the cysS gene encoding cysteine--tRNA ligase, producing MQHPLSLYNTLTRRKDQFVPVNAPFAGVYLCGPTVYSEAHLGNARGPVVFDVLTRYLRYLGYTVRYVRNVTDVGHLESDADDGEDKMAKAARAQRQEPMQIAQHFVNLYRQNMLALGCLPPDIEPQASGHITEQITMVEEIIENGFGYEVNGSVYFDVPKYNAERDRYGKLSNRSIEDQLAGTRDTLAGQDEKRSPLDFAIWKKAAPEHIMRWPSPWGEGFPGWHLECSAMSRKYLGQLSDIHGGGLDLMFPHHECEIAQCQGSHTHTDESRFWVHNNMITVDGTKMSKSLGNFVLLGDMFKGPTATLTQAYSPMVVRFFLLQAHYRSPVDVSDEALQAARKGYRKLMNGLRLLEKLQLPDGTERAADTEKADAELRKLVADIFVGLNDDLNTARAIASLFNLVRKFNGFFANLATLGTVSEAALEEALEAYRTVVTQVLGLQDEPRANAEQLLELTLGFYQEAKAAKAYDKVDQIRAALKGQGIVIKDSKTGVDWAYEE from the coding sequence ATGCAGCACCCGCTCTCCTTATATAATACCCTTACCCGTCGCAAAGACCAGTTCGTGCCCGTCAACGCGCCCTTCGCGGGCGTGTACCTGTGCGGGCCTACCGTGTATAGCGAGGCGCACCTGGGCAATGCCCGCGGCCCGGTGGTGTTCGACGTGCTGACGCGCTACCTGCGCTACCTGGGCTACACCGTGCGCTACGTGCGCAACGTAACCGACGTGGGTCACCTGGAAAGCGACGCCGACGACGGCGAGGACAAGATGGCCAAGGCCGCCCGCGCCCAGCGTCAGGAGCCCATGCAGATTGCCCAGCACTTCGTGAACCTCTACCGCCAGAACATGCTGGCCCTGGGCTGCCTGCCCCCCGATATTGAGCCCCAGGCCAGCGGCCACATCACCGAGCAGATTACGATGGTGGAGGAAATCATCGAGAACGGCTTCGGCTACGAAGTCAACGGCTCGGTGTATTTCGACGTGCCCAAGTACAACGCCGAGCGGGACCGGTACGGCAAGCTTTCCAACCGCAGCATCGAAGACCAGCTGGCCGGCACCCGCGACACGCTGGCGGGCCAGGACGAGAAGCGCAGCCCCCTGGATTTTGCCATCTGGAAAAAGGCCGCGCCCGAGCACATCATGCGCTGGCCCTCGCCCTGGGGCGAGGGGTTCCCCGGCTGGCACCTCGAGTGCTCGGCCATGAGCCGCAAGTACCTGGGCCAGCTTTCCGACATCCACGGCGGCGGCCTCGACCTGATGTTTCCGCACCACGAGTGCGAAATAGCCCAGTGCCAGGGCAGCCACACCCACACCGACGAGTCGCGCTTCTGGGTGCACAACAACATGATAACCGTGGATGGCACCAAGATGAGCAAGAGCCTGGGCAACTTCGTGCTGCTCGGCGACATGTTCAAAGGGCCCACGGCCACGCTCACCCAGGCCTACTCGCCGATGGTGGTGCGCTTCTTCCTGCTCCAGGCCCACTACCGCTCGCCCGTCGACGTGAGCGACGAGGCGTTGCAGGCGGCCCGCAAAGGCTACCGCAAGCTGATGAACGGCCTGCGCCTGCTGGAAAAGCTGCAACTGCCCGACGGTACTGAGCGCGCCGCCGACACCGAGAAGGCCGACGCCGAGCTGCGCAAGCTGGTGGCCGACATCTTCGTGGGCCTGAACGACGACCTGAACACGGCCCGCGCCATTGCCAGCCTGTTTAACCTGGTGCGCAAGTTCAACGGCTTTTTCGCCAACCTCGCTACCCTGGGCACCGTGAGCGAAGCGGCCCTGGAAGAAGCCCTGGAAGCCTACCGCACCGTGGTAACGCAGGTGCTGGGCTTGCAGGACGAGCCCCGGGCCAACGCCGAGCAGCTGCTGGAGCTGACCCTAGGCTTTTACCAGGAAGCCAAAGCCGCCAAAGCCTACGACAAGGTCGACCAGATCAGGGC